From Fusobacterium varium:
GTTCCATTTGTTATTAATTTAGGAGCTAATCCAGCATTAGTTGGAGCATTGGGATTAACAGCAGGATACTGCGGAACTTTAATGACACCTATGGCAGCTAACTTTAATATTGTTCCAGCGTCTATTTTGGAAATGGAAAATAAAAACAGTGTTATATTTGTTCAGGCACCAATAGCTATAGTAATGCTTATAATCCATATTATTATAATGTATTTATTTGCTTTCTAATTGGCAATTTAAATAGAGAAAAGAAAAACTGAGGAGGTAATATATGAAAGTATTAATAACTGGTTTTGATCCATTTGGAGGAGAAAAAGTAAATCCTGCATGGGAAGCAGTAAGAGCTTTACCTGATAATATTGATGGAATAGAAGTGATAAAACTTCAGATTCCAACTGTATTTAAAAAATCAGCAAAAAAATTATTTGAAAATATAGATTCTGTAAAACCTGATGTGGTAATATGTGTAGGTCAGGCAGGAGGAAGATATGAATTTTGTGTAGAGAGAGTAGCTATAAATTTAGATGATGGAAGAATACCTGATAATGAGGGATACCAACCTGTAGATACTCCTGTATTTGAAGATGGAGATACAGCATATTTTACTTCTCTTCCAATAAAAGGAATGGTAGAAGAATTGAAAAAAGCTTCTATTCCAGCAGCAGTATCAAATACAGCAGGAACATATGTGTGCAACCACATTATGTACTCTCTATTATATTATTTAAATAAAAATAAATTAGATAATATCAGAGGTGGATTTATCCATGTTCCATATATACCTGAACAAGTAATAGATAAAAAAAATACACCATATATGGAACTATCAAGAATTACAAAAGCTTTGGAAGTATCGATAAAAGCAGTTAAAACTTATCAAAAAGATATAGTTGTATCTGGTGGAAAAGAATTCTAATTAAAAAATAAAAAAAGAGGTCAGTACATTTGCTGATCTCTTTTTAAATTGACATGGAGAAAAAGAAAATGTATAATTAAAATATATTGCATAAGGAGAGTGCTTTATGTTTGAAATGTTATTAGGGAAGTTTTGTATATCAATAAGCTCTGACAATTGGATAGATGAAACATTGTGCGGAGCTGTTCTTATTATTCATCAAAAATAATCATTAAAAACATATAATTTATATGTTTTATTTTGATATGTTTTTGAAAATATAGAGGCTGGGCAGGTGTTTCCAAAGCCTTTTGTTACAAAAAACTTGAGCAGAAGGAATAGCTTCTGTTTTTTTATTTTTTGTAAAATTTAGAGTTAAGGAGATATCAAATGAAAAATACAAAAATGGATCTAACAACAGGAAATGTATCTGTACAATTGATAAAATTTGCTGTACCATTATTTATAGCAAATTTACTGCAAGCATTTTATAATATTGCAGATATGGTAATAGTAGGAAGAATAATAGGAAGCAGAGGTGTTGTAGCTATAAGCAATACCTCAATGCTGTGCTTTATAATAAATTCTATATGTATAGGAATAACTTTAGGAGGAACTGTATTAATAGCACAATATAGAGGAAAAAAGAATAATGAAAGCTGCAAAGAAGTTATAAATTCAATATTTTTTCTTATAATAATTATATCGATAGCAGTTACAGTATTAGGAGTACTGACATGCAGACATGTATTTGTTTTGCTTAGAGTCCCTGAGGAAGCATTACAGGAATCCATAGAATATATGAATATAATTTATCTGGGAAGTATTTTTGTCTTTGGTTATAATAGTGTGAGTTCAGTAATGAAGGGAATAGGGGATTCACAAAAACCATTATACTTTGTTTTAATAGCAGCAATCTTGAATATAGGATTGGATTTTTTTCTGGTAGGAAGTGTGAATATGGGAACCAAAGGGGCAGCAGTTGCTACAGTTATTTCTCAAGGAGTATCTTTTTTATTGGCAATATTATATTTAAAAAGATATGAAAATATATTTGAATTTTCTTTTAAGTATATAAAAAAAGAAAAGATAAAAGACATTTTAAAAATTGGTATATCAGCAGCCTTGCAGATGCTTATAATTAATATAGCATATTTGATAATGACTGGATTATTTAATGGATATGGAATAATAATATCAGCTGCATCAGGAATTGGACTGAAAATAAATACTTTCGCAGGAATGCCGTGCTGGGCAGTGGGACAGACAGTTACAGCTATGACAGGACAGAATATGGGTGCAGGTAAAATAAAAAGAGTTGAAGAAGTAGTAAAAACTGGAATAAAAATAGGGTTTTTACTGACATTGATAACAGTTATATTTGTTCAGTTAACTGCTGAGAAATTAGTAACGATATTTGAAAAAGAGAATCAGGGTATAATAACAGAGGGAGTAAAATATTTGAGAATCTGCTGTTCAGTAAATAGTTTGATATATTCAGCAATGTATATTTATGATTCTTTTGCAATAGGTGTAGGAAATTCTTTTTTAGCAATGTTGAATTCTTTTCTTGATTCAATAATTATAAAGTTATTTTTAAGTTTTATTTTTACTTATTTTCTTTCGTATGGAGTAAACAGTCTATATGCAAGTCAGGCAGTTTCACCTATAATTCCAGCAGCAATAGGATGGTTGTATTATAAAAAGGGAAATTGGAAAGGTAAAATAGAAATAATATAAAAATTGATTAAATACAGGGAGATAAGAATGATATTAGAAACAGATAGATTATATTTGAGAGAAATGACAGAAAATGATTTAGAAAATTTATCAACACTTTTAAAGGACAAAAGAGTGATGTATGCTTATGAGCATGACTTTGATATGAATGATATAAAAGAATGGCTGTATAGACAAATGAGAAGGTACCAGAAAGATAATTTTGGACTTTGGGCAATTATATTAAAAGAAACAAAAGAATTTATAGGTCAGGGAGGTCTTACGTTACAAAAATGTGAAGGAGAAGAGGTGCTGGAAATAGGATATCTTCTTAAATATGATTGCTGGCACAAAGGATATGCACTTGAAACAGTGAAAGGATGTAAAAAATATGCTTTTGATAATTTAAAAGCAGAGGCTGTGTATTCTATAATTAAGCATGACAATATTTCTTCCCAGAGGGTAGCTGAAAATTTAGGAATGACAAAAGTAAAAGAGTTTATAACACAATACTATAATGGAGATATACTTCATTATCTCTATAGGATGGAAAATAAAAAAGATAAATAAGAATAAAAAAACTCAAAACCAAATAGTTTTGAGCTTAAATACATAGTGGTACCCCGTAGGGGAATCGAACCCCTGTTGCCAGAGTGAAAATCTGATGTCCTTACCACTGAACGAACGGGGCTTTTGAACTAAGATATGGTATCATGAAATAGAATAAGTGTCAATTATTTTTTTCTATAATTCAATATTTTTTATATATGATAGTATTTTAATAATGGTAAAAGATCATAATAAGTTTTATCTTCTATTAAAATATTTTGATTATCTTCCACAGAGAATTTATTTATTCTCAAGAAAATAAAAGCAAGTGCCATTTTTAATATTCCCATATCCAGAAGAGATTTTTCCATTGAAGAAAGTTTTCTGATACTTTCATAGGATTTTAAAAATATTTCAATATATTTATTTTCAGTTTCTGATGAAAAATTATTTATTCTTATCCAGTAATTTATAACTATTCCAAGATCAAAAATAAAGGGAGCATAAGTAGAATCATTAAAATCAATAACTCCAGAGATAGTTCCATCTTTTATGAGAATATTGTCTGGGAAAATATCATTATGAATTATACCACAAGGAAGAGAAGAAAAGTCTATCATAGAAATTTTTTCATATAGAGATAAAAGAATTTTTTTCTCTTCTTCTGTTATAGGAATCTGCTTCATGTCTATTTTTGAAAAGTAGTATTTTTCATCTATTCTTGTTTTCCTGTTCAATTTTTTATTTTTAGAAAAAAGATGCATCTTACCTAGTAATATTCCAATTTCAGATAAAAAATGTTCATTTATTTCAGTGAGTTTCTCACCTTCAACAAAATAAAAAAGGCTCATCATTTTTCCGTTATACTTTATCAATACTTCACCATCTGTAGTACTGCAGGGAACAGAGCAAGGAATTACTGCATTTAATTCCAAAAGAAAATCTAATTCTTCTTTTTCGGCTTCATAACTGCGATGACCTTCTAAAACTCTCAATACGAATTTTCCTTTTGCGGTGGAAATAAGGTAGTTAGTATTGAGTATTCCATCTTTTATTCCCTCATATTGTAAAGGAATAAGATTATATTTAGCTAAAATAGTAGTAATGTTCTCTATATCAAGAACTGTATAAACAGCCATTTCTCCTCCAATCAAAAAAACATTTCAATAAATTCTAACATTTTTAACTAAATTTTTCTACTTAAATAAATACTTTGAATATGTTTTTGTGGTTTATATATGATATAATTATAATATAAATTAAGTGATAAAAGGAGAAAAGATGAAATTTGATCTGGTATTATTTGATATAGATGGCACACTTCTTGATTTTGATTTAGCTGAGAAGAATGCATTGGCTGATACATTAAAAGAGTATAATTTTATCTGTAATGATGAGATTTTAAATAGATACCATGAGATAAATATTTTTTATTGGAAACAGCTGGAAAAAGGACTTGTAGATAAAAAGCAGCTGGCTCATAAAAGATATGAACAATTGTTTTCAGAATATAGGATAGAAACTGATATTGATATATTTAATTTTAAATATAGAAATAAATTAAAAGAAGGAGCCTATCTTTTAAATAATGCTATGGCAATATGTAAAGAGCTTTATATAAATAAAGTAAAAATAGGAGTAGCCTCTAATGGCGGTAATGATATACAAATAAGAAGAATAAAAAAAACTGGGTTGGATAAATATTTGACTTATATGTTTGTATCAGAAGATATAGGATATAATAAACCTCACAAAGAATACTTTGAATACATATTTCAAAAAATAAAAAATGTATCAAAAGAGAAAATAATAATGGTAGGAGATTCTCTTACTGCTGATATACAAGGTGGAAAAAATGCTGGTATAGCAACGTGCTGGTATAATCCAAATGGTGAAGCAGGCATGGAAAGTATAAGACCTGATTATGAAATAAAAGATCTTTTAGAATTAAGAGGGCTGATAGGTATAATTTAATAAAAAAAGAGATCAGCAGCATTAAACTATGATCTCTTTCTTTAGGATTAGGAATATCCTAAAATTGTATGGTTTATATAAACAAGCCCCAATCACAAAGCTTATTTTTGGTCATAAATTAAACAAAAATATTTATTTGAAATATATTTTATTTATTAATAAGGGAAACCCCAACCTATGTAAGTCAGGGTTATATGGGTTGTTCACATGAGTGAACTATGGGTATTAGAAACAAACTGTCATTGTTCTACCTCCTTATGATATCACACTATAATTGTATAGTCAATCTTTTAATCAATTCATAGTTTATATGAAATAGATTTTTTACATAAATATGATTAAAAAATAATCCATAAATGAATATAAAGTATTCGAAAAAAAATTTTCGTTATTAAAATAACTTGTATAAAAACAGTTTATTAGATAATATATAGGTAGAGAATATAAAGCAGGAGGAAATGATGAGTGTAATAGTAAAATTCTTGGGAACAGCACAGGATGGAGGAATCCCACAAATTGGATGTAAGTGTGAAATGTGTACTGATATAAGGATAGGAAAAAGAAAAGAGGTACTGCAGGCAGCAATCGGAATAGAAAATACTGAAACAGGAAATAGATATATGATAGAGGCAACACCTGCTTTTTCTAAACAATATCAAAGTTTTATAGCAGATAAAAATGGAAATTTAGATGGAATATTTTTGACACATGCACATATGGGACATTATACAGGATTGATGTATCTAGGAAAAGAAGCTCTCAATTCAAAAGAAACGAAAGTATATGTGAGCAAAAAAATGGCAGAGTTTTTAAAAAATAATGCTCCATGGAGTCAACTAGTAAAACTTAAAAATATAGAATTAATAGAATTTGAAAGTGGAAAAGAATTAAGTTTAGATAATGATATAAAAATAATTCCAGTGGAAGTTCCACATAGAAATGAATTTGCTGATACACATGGCTTTATAATAAAAGGAAATAAAAGTTTTTTCTTTGTTCCTGATATAGACAGTTGGGAAGGATTTGAAAATCAACTGAATGATATTTTTAAACAATGTGATTATCTGGCAGTAGATGCCACTTTTTATACAAAAGAAGAAATTGGGAATATAAGAGGAAGAAATTTTAAAGAAATTCCTCATCCTACTGTAGAAGAAACAATAAATTTTATAGAAAAAAATAAATGGAATTTAAAAGATAAAAAAATTATATTAACTCATTTTAATCACACTAATCTTTTATTTACAAATAAAGAATTGAAAGAAAAAGTAGAAAAATCAGGAATAATAATATCTGAAGATGAAATGGAAATCACTCTTTAAATGTAATAATATTATTTTAAATTGATTTTATTTGAAATATAGAGTATTATATAAGAGCAGAATAGATGTAAGGAGTGATAATTGTGCAGAAAAAGACTGTATGTAAAATTGCGCTGGTATGTGTAGCAGCGACTTGGGGTGGGGGTTTTCCTATAACAAAAATAGCATTAGATAGTGGGATGGCACCAAATGCTATTATGAGTTTAAGATTTTTAATAGCTTCTCTCTTAATATTTTTATTCCTTTTTGTAAAAAAAGTGAAGATAACAAAAGATGAAATGAAACTTGGACTGGGAGCTGGATTAGTTTTAGGAACTGCTTTTTCACTGCAGACAGTAGGGCTTATGCATACAACTTCGTCAAAAAATGCTTTCATAACTGGAGCTTACGTTGTATGTGTACCATTTATGTTATGGATGCTTACTAAAAAGAGGCCTAAATGGGTGACTTATTTATCTTCTATAATATGTTTTACTGGGATAGGATTTCTATCTTTAGATGGAGATTTATCAATGAATTATGGAGACGTACTGACATTAATATGTGCTTTTTTCTTTGCTCTTCAAATATCTATTATAGGAGCTAAAATAGGCAATATGAATCCGATAGTTATAAATGCTTTTCAAATGTTTAGTGGAGGATTGCTGACACTTCTATTAAATATAACTTATGAAAATTTTTCTATTGTTACTACAAAACTTACAGGTGTGCAGATAATGGCAGTAGGATTTTTAATAATATTTAATACCTTAATTGCATATCTGGTGCAGACAACTGCTCAGAAATATGTTGAATCTTCAACAGCATCTCTTATACTGTCTACTGAAATACTTTTTGGAGCAATAACTTCTGTTATTCTTTTAGGAGATCCAGTGACAATAAAAACCGTTTTAGGGGGTCTGCTGATATTCGCATCAGTAGTTATAGCAGAAACAGAACTGAAATTTTTTACTAAAAAATATATAGAAAGCTGAAGGAGGTCGAAAGATCTCCTTTTATTTTAACAACAAATTCTATTAAAAATATTGTATTGTTATCTTGATTAGAATAGGATAAAAAATTATTACATAAAAAGACTTTTCTATTTATCCTATAAATTTTGGCAATCATAGAGAAGTTATATTTTAAAACTAATATAAGTAAAATGAAAATCATAAATTTTCTAAAAATGTGATATAATTATTGTAAATAACAATGAATGAAAGGAAAAGTTTATGATAAAAATAGCGATTTTAACTCCTAAAAATTCTTACTCTTATGTA
This genomic window contains:
- the pcp gene encoding pyrrolidone-carboxylate peptidase; translated protein: MKVLITGFDPFGGEKVNPAWEAVRALPDNIDGIEVIKLQIPTVFKKSAKKLFENIDSVKPDVVICVGQAGGRYEFCVERVAINLDDGRIPDNEGYQPVDTPVFEDGDTAYFTSLPIKGMVEELKKASIPAAVSNTAGTYVCNHIMYSLLYYLNKNKLDNIRGGFIHVPYIPEQVIDKKNTPYMELSRITKALEVSIKAVKTYQKDIVVSGGKEF
- a CDS encoding putative efflux transporter — protein: MKNTKMDLTTGNVSVQLIKFAVPLFIANLLQAFYNIADMVIVGRIIGSRGVVAISNTSMLCFIINSICIGITLGGTVLIAQYRGKKNNESCKEVINSIFFLIIIISIAVTVLGVLTCRHVFVLLRVPEEALQESIEYMNIIYLGSIFVFGYNSVSSVMKGIGDSQKPLYFVLIAAILNIGLDFFLVGSVNMGTKGAAVATVISQGVSFLLAILYLKRYENIFEFSFKYIKKEKIKDILKIGISAALQMLIINIAYLIMTGLFNGYGIIISAASGIGLKINTFAGMPCWAVGQTVTAMTGQNMGAGKIKRVEEVVKTGIKIGFLLTLITVIFVQLTAEKLVTIFEKENQGIITEGVKYLRICCSVNSLIYSAMYIYDSFAIGVGNSFLAMLNSFLDSIIIKLFLSFIFTYFLSYGVNSLYASQAVSPIIPAAIGWLYYKKGNWKGKIEII
- a CDS encoding putative acetyltransferase, which gives rise to MILETDRLYLREMTENDLENLSTLLKDKRVMYAYEHDFDMNDIKEWLYRQMRRYQKDNFGLWAIILKETKEFIGQGGLTLQKCEGEEVLEIGYLLKYDCWHKGYALETVKGCKKYAFDNLKAEAVYSIIKHDNISSQRVAENLGMTKVKEFITQYYNGDILHYLYRMENKKDK
- the thrB gene encoding homoserine kinase, producing MAVYTVLDIENITTILAKYNLIPLQYEGIKDGILNTNYLISTAKGKFVLRVLEGHRSYEAEKEELDFLLELNAVIPCSVPCSTTDGEVLIKYNGKMMSLFYFVEGEKLTEINEHFLSEIGILLGKMHLFSKNKKLNRKTRIDEKYYFSKIDMKQIPITEEEKKILLSLYEKISMIDFSSLPCGIIHNDIFPDNILIKDGTISGVIDFNDSTYAPFIFDLGIVINYWIRINNFSSETENKYIEIFLKSYESIRKLSSMEKSLLDMGILKMALAFIFLRINKFSVEDNQNILIEDKTYYDLLPLLKYYHI
- a CDS encoding putative HAD-hydrolase, with amino-acid sequence MKFDLVLFDIDGTLLDFDLAEKNALADTLKEYNFICNDEILNRYHEINIFYWKQLEKGLVDKKQLAHKRYEQLFSEYRIETDIDIFNFKYRNKLKEGAYLLNNAMAICKELYINKVKIGVASNGGNDIQIRRIKKTGLDKYLTYMFVSEDIGYNKPHKEYFEYIFQKIKNVSKEKIIMVGDSLTADIQGGKNAGIATCWYNPNGEAGMESIRPDYEIKDLLELRGLIGII
- the pqqB gene encoding coenzyme PQQ biosynthesis protein B, whose translation is MSVIVKFLGTAQDGGIPQIGCKCEMCTDIRIGKRKEVLQAAIGIENTETGNRYMIEATPAFSKQYQSFIADKNGNLDGIFLTHAHMGHYTGLMYLGKEALNSKETKVYVSKKMAEFLKNNAPWSQLVKLKNIELIEFESGKELSLDNDIKIIPVEVPHRNEFADTHGFIIKGNKSFFFVPDIDSWEGFENQLNDIFKQCDYLAVDATFYTKEEIGNIRGRNFKEIPHPTVEETINFIEKNKWNLKDKKIILTHFNHTNLLFTNKELKEKVEKSGIIISEDEMEITL